ATTCATTTACTAGTCAAGATTGGACTgaataaaatgtttgaaaaattattaatgTGTTAAAACTGTTATACAAACGTAATCAATTGCAATCTTATCGGACTAGTCAAACGTCATCGAGAAATATTGAAAGCCCATcataaacatttattgtttGAGTGAGTAAATGTTTGCCTTTGAAGAGTATCTAGAATTGCTGATAAAGGTTTATTTCCGCCCCATTTTCACAATCCCAACaagtgttgcgtgtgtgtgttttattcctTTCCAAAGCTGGAACACTTTGGAATTAAAATTCCGCATCAAATGGATAGAATGGATGTGCTGCTGCGGATTCGACTTTCACCAGCCGCTGTCCAGTGTGAAGACCGTCCAGCGTGAGCACCTCTTCCGGTGTGAGTGCAAAATCGAAAATGTCCAAATTCTGCCGTATACGTTCCGGGTTACCCGACTTTGGGATTGGCACCGTGCCGATATCCACCAGGTAGCGCAGCAGCACCTGGGCCGGTGTCTTGTTGTACCGTTCCGCGATCGTAACCACACGCTCATCGTCGAACGCATGTTTGTGATCTTCCTGACCGAGTGTGGCACCCGGTCTGACGAGCGGACTGTACGCAGTGACAACGACCTCACGATCTTTGCAGAATTTGATCAACTTTTTCTGGTTGAGCCGCACGTGACACTCGACCTGATTGGTCACCGGTTTGACCGTCCCATTCTCGATTACCCGGCGCAACTGTTCACTGTTGAAGTTGGACACACCCAGGCTACGGACGCGCCCGGTATCGAGCAGCTTTTCCATGGCGTTCCAGGTCGTCATGTAGTCAACTGCGGTAAGTACGGTTTCACCGTTCGAGTCGACCATGGCACCGAGCGGAGTATGCATAAGGTAAAGATCCACATAGTCCAGATTGAGTTTGGTCATGGAGGTGTCGAACGCTTCACGGACCTGTGCCGGTTCGTGCGAGGTGTTCCAGAGCTAAAATTGAAATGGGCTTCAGTAATCTGCTCCAAATTGTTCACTTACCACTCACCTTAGTAGTAATGAAGATGTCCTCACGCTTAATCGTCCCATCCTCGATCTTTTCCCGCACGGCTTGGCCAACTTCGGTTTCATTTTGATACAACGAGGCAGTATCGATGTGCCGATAGCCTGCGTCAATTGCCGACTTCACCGCATCGATACAGCTCTGTCCTCTCAGCTAGAGAAAAGAGGAGTAACACATGACTTACAACTCTAGAAGCTTTTTTAATTTGTCTACACGTCACTTACATTGTAGGTCCCCAGCCCAAGCACTGGCATTTTTTGCCCATTATTAAGGGTCACAAGGGTAGCGGTCACAACCATCGTTCTATTCTAATGTTTCACTATGTCGCCCGACAAACTAAAGGCGGGCCATGTGAAGCAGATTAATTTATACTGGGAGGTTCACGTTGAAGTTGTGGGACCCGAAACTTAACCACAATACATCCGCAGCGCTCGAACAGTCCGAATGATACGTACTGCGGTTTGGCTGCAGGGGATGTATTATCAGCATGAATAGGCATAATCACACGGGAACGCAATCTGAAGATTTTTCTGGAGGTTTGCCAAGTGCATGCATGTGGATTCGCTGCTTCTTGTTTGCATCGGTCTGTTTGTTAGTGCGGACATACTAATTAAGGCTGGCTTTGCCCGTGGATTACTTATCGTTCAGCTACACTGTGTTATATTTAACACAATTCAAGGGCTTGTTCGCAAAAATGCAATACTAAACGATCGTTGTTCATATACGTAGCGTATTTTATTGATATATTTTTGATTGAGAACAATCGCAACCTGTTTGTAGTTATTGGCGGAATGCTACACCCTCTATTCTTCCTTCTCGAACGGATGATGCGGATGTCCGAATGCGCTCGTTTCCGGACAGATGCGCCCGTTGCGTTCCAATCCGGCCAACAGCTTCATATCGCCCTCGTCCAGCTGAAAGCCAAACACATCGAAGTTCGACGCAATTCGTTCCTTCGTGACCGACTTCGGAATAACGACGTGGCCTAGCTGGATCTGGTAGCGGATCAAAATTTGTGCCGTAGTTTTGCCATACTTTTTGGCCAGCTGACCGACCGTTGCGTCATCCATCAGTACCGGATCGTCCACCTTAACCCAGGGTCGTGCTGGAGAACCGAGTGGACTGTACGCCGTTACGATGATACCGTGTGCGGCACAGTAGGCAGTAATTTTCGATTGATGCAGATAGGGATGGCACTCGATTTGGTTCGTTGCCGGTGCGATCCGTGCAATGTCGAGGACACGCTGCATCTGTTTGGTATTGAAATTGGAAAGCCCAATGTTTCGCACCAAACCGCCATCGACGAGCTTCTCCATCTCGGGCCAGGTATCGACGTAATCGGCATCGGAAAAAATGAACGTCTTACCATCCGGTCCCATTGGGAATAGTTCTAGTCCTTCCTTGTAGCCCACCGGCCAGTGAATCAGATACATATCGAGATAGTCTAGCTTAAGGTTTTTCAGCGTGGTCCTACAGGCACCCTCGACCAGATCCGGTCGATGGAAAGTATTCCACAGTTTGCTGGTGATGAAGAGGTCTTCCCTGTTGGACAGAAAGGATTACAATAATTGTCTAAGCAAGAAGAAACCATATACAAACCTTTTCACGACTCCTTCAGCAATTTTGGCCGCGATTCCCTCACCGACCTCATGCTCGTTTTGGTAGACATGAGCACAATCGATGTGGCGGTAGCCGATGTCGATGGCATCCTTTACGGCCTGCGCAACCTGTCCGGGAGGGGACTGTAAGcacacaaaagcacacacacaaatataaCTCGTTTTCAATGTCTCTGGCCGTACACCTGCAGCGCAATATGCTTACGTTCCAGGTGCCCAGTCCGAACATGGGGATGCTGTTGCCATTCTTGAAGATGGCATTCGGAACAACGGTGCAAGCCATTTTACTTATCAGCAATCGGCAAACAAAAAGTCAATTCTATTAAGATGTGTctctgttaaaaaaaaaaacaagagactACTTGATAATCACGGAAAGTATGGCTGAGGTGCGCGCTGGTTGAACACAAACTGAACCGCTACGCAAAGAAGAGCATGCGTGTATGTTCGTTTTATATAAATAGTCATTCGACGGAGAGGATAAGATTAGGAGAGAATAGGAAATTTGCACCACCATTTACCGGTATATTGATTAGAGAAGATTGCTCTCGCGTAGAACGTAAAATGCTCTTTGGTAAATAACGTTTTCTATGTGTCGA
The Anopheles moucheti chromosome 2, idAnoMoucSN_F20_07, whole genome shotgun sequence genome window above contains:
- the LOC128296873 gene encoding aldo-keto reductase family 1 member C18-like codes for the protein MVVTATLVTLNNGQKMPVLGLGTYNLRGQSCIDAVKSAIDAGYRHIDTASLYQNETEVGQAVREKIEDGTIKREDIFITTKLWNTSHEPAQVREAFDTSMTKLNLDYVDLYLMHTPLGAMVDSNGETVLTAVDYMTTWNAMEKLLDTGRVRSLGVSNFNSEQLRRVIENGTVKPVTNQVECHVRLNQKKLIKFCKDREVVVTAYSPLVRPGATLGQEDHKHAFDDERVVTIAERYNKTPAQVLLRYLVDIGTVPIPKSGNPERIRQNLDIFDFALTPEEVLTLDGLHTGQRLVKVESAAAHPFYPFDAEF
- the LOC128298162 gene encoding aldo-keto reductase family 1 member B1-like isoform X2, with protein sequence MACTVVPNAIFKNGNSIPMFGLGTWNSPPGQVAQAVKDAIDIGYRHIDCAHVYQNEHEVGEGIAAKIAEGVVKREDLFITSKLWNTFHRPDLVEGACRTTLKNLKLDYLDMYLIHWPVGYKEGLELFPMGPDGKTFIFSDADYVDTWPEMEKLVDGGLVRNIGLSNFNTKQMQRVLDIARIAPATNQIECHPYLHQSKITAYCAAHGIIVTAYSPLGSPARPWVKVDDPVLMDDATVGQLAKKYGKTTAQILIRYQIQLGHVVIPKSVTKERIASNFDVFGFQLDEGDMKLLAGLERNGRICPETSAFGHPHHPFEKEE